The Tenebrio molitor chromosome 5, icTenMoli1.1, whole genome shotgun sequence genome has a segment encoding these proteins:
- the RpLP0 gene encoding large ribosomal subunit protein uL10 gives MGREDKATWKSNYFTKLVQLLEDFPKCFIVGADNVGSKQMQQIRISLRGTAVVLMGKNTMMRKAIKGHCERNPALEKLLPRIKGNVGFVFTRGDLVEVRDKLLENKVRAPARAGAIAPLPVVIPAQNTGLGPEKTSFFQALSIPTKISKGTIEIINDVHILKPGDKVGASEATLLNMLNISPFSYGLVVEQVYDSGTIFAPAILDIKPEDLREKFLAGVANVAAVCLAVGYPTIASAPHSIANGFKNLLAIAAVTEVEFKEAATIKEYIKDPSKFAATAAPAAAAPVAAAPAAAAKEEKKEESESEDDDMGFGLFD, from the exons CAACTTCTGGAAGATTTTCCAAAATGTTTCATCGTGGGCGCAGACAATGTCGGCTCCAAACAGATGCAGCAAATCCGTATTTCCTTAAGAGGTACTGCTGTTGTGCTCATGGGTAAGAATACCATGATGCGTAAAGCTATCAAAGGTCACTGCGAGCGCAACCCAGCTCTTGAAAAACTGCTGCCTCGTATTAAAGGAAATGTGGGTTTTGTTTTCACACGTGGCGATCTCGTAGAAGTACGAGACAAGCTTCTTGAGAACAAAGTAAGAGCACCTGCGCGTGCTGGCGCCATCGCTCCGTTGCCCGTCGTAATTCCAGCTCAAAATACTGGATTAGGTCCAGAAAAAACTTCTTTCTTCCAAGCCCTTTCTATCCCAACTAAGATCTCAAAGGGTACTATTGAAATCATCAATGACGTTCATATTTTGAAACCTGGCGACAAAGTTGGAGCTTCTGAAGCTACTTTATTGAACATGCTTAACATTTCTCCATTTTCTTATGGTTTGGTTGTTGAACAAGTTTATGATTCTGgcaccatttttgctcctgccattttggacatcaaaccTGAAGATCTCAGGGAGAAATTCTTGGCAGGAGTTGCCAATGTAGCTGCAGTTTGTTTGGCAGTGGGTTATCCAACTATCGCTTCTGCTCCTCACAGTATTGCCAATGGCTTCAAGAATCTTTTGGCTATTGCGGCTGTTACTGAAGTAGAGTTCAAAGAAGCGGCCACTATCAAGGAATACATCAAG GATCCAAGCAAATTTGCGGCTACCGCCGCCCCCGCTGCAGCAGCACCTGTTGCTGCTGCTCCAGCCGCCGCAGCAAaggaagaaaagaaagaagaatCTGAGTCCGAGGATGATGATATGGGCTTTGGTCTCTTTGACTAA